The following coding sequences lie in one Silene latifolia isolate original U9 population chromosome 5, ASM4854445v1, whole genome shotgun sequence genomic window:
- the LOC141655964 gene encoding B3 domain-containing transcription factor VRN1-like, which produces MDVDDKPNNFRRFFKIIMEPDRDLQKLGIPIKFMAKYGNDLLDVVSLKIPTGKTWKVELLKENGKAWFGDGWPEVATYCSVCPGHFLMFTYGGMSQFNVNIFDMTACEIEYPLDPQEPREVKKRVTPETETRANPSVPNSSSKENGMLALVRQCRRKFGAVTRKDIKKINSYRFENPSFAMVMQPTHVAHTLNNFRLSIPSTFAAEYFTNAQRTTGTLQNATGDTWPIRCNGSWPTLMKFSSGWKEFALDNKLCVNDICVFELINAVEWLFKVEIMRHSSPASSVGVAGPSTTSSREVERELIVIDD; this is translated from the exons ATGGATGTTGATGATAAACCTAATAATTTTCGAAGGTTCTTCAAGATAATTATGGAACCTGACCGCGACCTTCAAAAATTG GGAATTCCTATTAAGTTTATGGCTAAATATGGGAATGATCTATTGGATGTTGTAAGCCTTAAAATTCCAACCGGTAAGACGTGGAAAGTCGAATTACTGAAGGAAAATGGCAAGGCATGGTTCGGAGATGGCTGGCCTGAAGTCGCAACCTACTGTTCAGTATGTCCTGGCCATTTCTTGATGTTCACTTATGGAGGAATGTCTCAGTTTAATGTGAATATTTTCGACATGACCGCTTGCGAGATCGAGTATCCTCTTGATCCTCAGGAACCGCGGGAAGTCAAGAAGAGAGTAACGCCGGAAACTGAGACCAGGGCTAACCCCAGTGTACCTAATTCTTCATCAAAAG AAAATGGGATGCTTGCTTTGGTCAGACAATGTAGAAGGAAATTTGGTGCCGTCACCCGTAAGGATATCAAGAAGATTAATTCTTATCGGTTTGAAAACCCTTCTTTTGCCATGGTAATGCAGCCAACTCATGTGGCGCATACTCTTAATAACTTTCGTTTG AGTATACCATCAACATTTGCTGCTGAATACTTCACAAATGCACAAAGGACGACCGGCACGCTTCAAAATGCAACTGGTGATACATGGCCGATTAGATGCAATGGCAGTTGGCCAACGCTTATGAAATTTTCTTCAGGATGGAAGGAGTTTGCATTGGACAACAAATTATGCGTCAATGATATTTGTGTTTTTGAGTTGATAAATGCAGTCGAGTGGTTGTTTAAAGTTGAAATAATGCGACATTCATCTCCAGCATCAAGTGTTGGTGTAGCTGGTCCGAGTACTACAAGTTCTCGGGAAGTGGAGCGTGAGTTAATAGTAATTGACGATTAA